Proteins from a genomic interval of Chryseobacterium indologenes:
- a CDS encoding L,D-transpeptidase → MKNISVKKTILFACFCTLFLISCKKEIEKVSDTFKETVSGSDVSEIEKDSVKKDSVPAVKKESVPPVMQENGFYNAFVIPKDKKVRDSVYSAFSKKYSVEERTAILALNRLDSKSKWNADTLVVPAKIDTTLMAYSPFPMQLDVLSGVKKFVIFSYPIQAFAVYSNGSLVKWGPTSMGKKTAQTTRGLTFANWKKKLSISTVSTEWKLPYNFNIHNIGGIGWHEYTLPGYPASHSCLRLLRKDAQWLYSYADTWILNPGGATTKAKGTAVMVFGDYKWGGRKPWRKLLDDPNANNISVEELTKLLEPDVPKMLKEQANREKVADSIKTARAMAPAVQNKSGDSLSR, encoded by the coding sequence ATGAAGAACATATCTGTGAAAAAAACAATTTTATTTGCCTGCTTTTGTACCCTGTTTCTTATTTCATGTAAAAAAGAAATAGAAAAGGTAAGTGATACATTCAAAGAGACGGTTTCCGGATCTGATGTATCCGAAATAGAAAAAGATTCTGTAAAAAAAGATTCAGTACCTGCAGTAAAAAAAGAATCCGTTCCGCCGGTAATGCAGGAGAATGGTTTCTATAATGCCTTTGTCATTCCTAAAGACAAGAAGGTAAGAGATTCTGTATATTCTGCTTTCAGCAAAAAGTACAGCGTTGAAGAACGTACTGCTATTCTCGCTTTAAACAGGCTGGACTCCAAGAGTAAATGGAATGCCGATACTTTGGTTGTTCCGGCTAAAATAGATACAACTTTGATGGCCTACTCACCATTTCCGATGCAGCTGGATGTACTGAGCGGTGTGAAGAAATTCGTCATCTTTTCATATCCTATACAAGCTTTTGCCGTATATTCCAACGGAAGTCTTGTAAAATGGGGTCCTACAAGTATGGGTAAAAAAACAGCTCAAACGACCAGAGGACTTACTTTCGCCAACTGGAAAAAGAAGTTGTCTATTTCTACGGTAAGCACAGAATGGAAATTACCTTATAATTTTAATATTCACAATATCGGAGGAATCGGATGGCACGAATATACGCTTCCGGGATATCCGGCCTCACATTCTTGTTTAAGATTACTGAGAAAAGATGCCCAGTGGCTATATTCCTATGCTGATACCTGGATCCTTAATCCCGGAGGAGCTACGACAAAGGCAAAAGGAACAGCTGTGATGGTGTTCGGGGATTACAAATGGGGAGGGAGAAAACCTTGGAGAAAGCTTTTGGATGACCCTAATGCCAATAATATTTCAGTGGAAGAACTCACTAAATTATTAGAACCGGATGTTCCTAAGATGTTGAAAGAACAGGCAAACAGGGAAAAAGTAGCTGACTCTATTAAAACAGCAAGAGCAATGGCTCCGGCTGTTCAAAATAAAAGTGGAGATTCTTTGTCTAGGTAA
- a CDS encoding acyltransferase has protein sequence MFTNRIKELIFRAFTIKIDSERIFGLDVLRFFAIGFVVISHGLHYLPYADFLLNFMLDGVTLFFVLSGFLIGGILIKILNRKSFDKKALLNFWIRRWCRTLPAYFLVLVILLILDILFTPGFSITHEFRYFLFIQNFAFPHPEFFAEAWSLSIEEWFYLLIPIFLYVLISLMKRDVRSSVLLVIIFIILFTTLFRLYRYSVSDIPHDLNFWDLNFRKQVVTRLDSLMYGVLGAYIKYYYSKIWNSYKKKLFYVGLVLILISQLSFIELLSHAGDLFFLYFLLA, from the coding sequence ATGTTTACCAACAGAATAAAAGAGCTTATTTTCCGTGCATTTACGATAAAAATAGATTCAGAAAGAATTTTTGGACTGGACGTACTGCGTTTTTTTGCAATAGGCTTCGTCGTGATATCTCATGGTTTACATTATCTTCCTTATGCTGATTTTTTACTGAATTTTATGCTGGATGGGGTCACGCTTTTTTTTGTTTTAAGCGGTTTTTTGATCGGAGGGATATTAATAAAGATTTTAAACCGCAAATCCTTTGACAAAAAAGCATTGCTGAATTTCTGGATCAGAAGGTGGTGCCGAACGTTGCCCGCTTACTTTTTGGTTCTGGTTATTTTACTTATTTTGGATATCCTGTTTACTCCCGGGTTTTCCATCACTCATGAATTCAGATACTTTCTCTTCATTCAGAACTTTGCCTTTCCCCATCCTGAATTCTTTGCTGAAGCATGGAGCTTGAGTATTGAAGAATGGTTTTATTTATTAATTCCTATTTTTCTATATGTTTTGATCAGCCTAATGAAACGGGATGTACGGTCATCAGTACTTCTGGTTATCATTTTCATTATTCTTTTTACGACTTTGTTCAGACTATACCGTTATTCGGTATCAGATATTCCCCATGATCTCAATTTCTGGGATCTGAACTTCAGAAAACAGGTTGTCACAAGACTGGATAGCCTGATGTATGGCGTTTTGGGAGCGTATATAAAATATTATTATTCAAAAATATGGAATAGCTATAAGAAGAAACTGTTTTATGTAGGCCTGGTCCTGATCCTGATCAGTCAATTGTCTTTTATAGAATTGCTTTCTCACGCAGGGGACCTCTTTTTTCTGTATTTTCTTTTAGCGTGA
- a CDS encoding helix-turn-helix transcriptional regulator, whose amino-acid sequence MKEIDRFFNDKNEVSKNAEIDYSQSTDYLEGIKALARTTYQSLYVINYQTRGFEYVSENPLFLCGKTSEEVKELGYAFYFQNVKPEDVEMLIKINKAGFEFYETIPVDERKLYSISYDFYLINSGKNLVLVNHKLTPMFLTEEGQVWKALCVVSLSNSSSSGNVVLSKEGTDVIWKYDLTEDIWVKSEKIRLSSREYEILRLYASGMTINEISGKLFITADTVKFHRKKLFEKIGVNNIAEALGYAKTNKLL is encoded by the coding sequence ATGAAAGAGATTGACCGGTTTTTTAACGATAAAAATGAAGTAAGCAAGAATGCCGAAATTGATTATAGTCAGTCCACAGATTATCTGGAGGGAATAAAAGCTCTTGCCCGGACTACATATCAGAGTTTATATGTCATTAACTACCAAACCAGGGGATTTGAATATGTATCTGAAAATCCGCTTTTCCTATGCGGGAAAACTTCAGAAGAAGTAAAGGAATTGGGATATGCTTTCTATTTTCAGAATGTGAAACCCGAAGATGTGGAAATGCTGATCAAAATCAATAAAGCAGGATTTGAATTTTATGAAACAATCCCTGTTGATGAACGAAAATTATATTCTATTTCTTACGATTTTTATCTTATCAACAGTGGAAAAAACCTTGTTCTGGTTAACCATAAGCTTACCCCCATGTTTCTTACCGAAGAAGGACAGGTCTGGAAGGCATTATGTGTAGTCTCTCTTTCTAACAGTAGCTCTTCAGGAAACGTTGTTTTGAGTAAAGAGGGAACTGATGTAATCTGGAAGTACGATCTCACCGAAGATATATGGGTGAAAAGTGAGAAAATCAGGTTGTCGTCAAGAGAGTATGAGATCTTACGCCTGTATGCGAGTGGAATGACAATTAATGAAATTTCCGGGAAACTTTTTATTACTGCAGATACAGTGAAATTTCACCGGAAAAAACTATTCGAAAAAATTGGAGTTAATAATATTGCGGAAGCGTTAGGATACGCTAAAACGAATAAATTACTATAA